The following coding sequences lie in one Apus apus isolate bApuApu2 chromosome 16, bApuApu2.pri.cur, whole genome shotgun sequence genomic window:
- the PSMD9 gene encoding 26S proteasome non-ATPase regulatory subunit 9: MAQPGGRAVTVSDVQQLVKRKDEIEAQIKAYYELLEDQKGVGMNEPLVDAEGFPRDDIDLYQVRTARHNIICLQNDHKALMKQVEEALHQLHAREKEKQARDEAEARAEALGQGLARAFARVNAVTPGSPASISGLQVDDEIVEFGSVNVNNFQNLQNIATVVQHSEGRPLSVTVMRGGKKVHVGLTPKRWSGKGLLGCNIIPLQR, translated from the exons ATGGCGCAGCCGGGCGGTCGGGCCGTCACCGTCAGCGATGTCCAGCAGCTGGTGAAGAGGAAGGACGAGATCGAAGCGCAGATCAAGGCCTACTACGAGCTGCTGGAGGAC CAAAAGGGCGTCGGGATGAACGAGCCGCTGGTGGACGCCGAGGGCTTTCCCCGCGATGACATCGACCTCTATCAAGTCCGCACCGCCCGGCACAACATCATCT GTCTGCAGAATGACCACAAGGCCCTGATGAAGCAGGTGGAGGAAGCTCTGCACCAGCTGCACGCCcgggagaaggagaagcaggcCCGGGACGAGGCGGAGGCGCGGGCGGAGGCGctgggccagggcctggcaCGGGCCTTTGCCAGGGTGAACGCCGTGACTCCGGGCTCCCCTGCCAGCATCTCT GGACTTCAGGTCGATGATGAGATTGTGGAGTTTGGTTCTGTCAACGTGAACAACTTCCAGAACCTTCAGAACATTGCCACAGTGGTGCAGCACAGCGAAGGG AGACCCCTGAGCGTGACCGTGATGCGCGGGGGCAAAAAGGTGCACGTGGGGCTGACTCCGAAGCGCTGGTCAGGGAAGGGTCTCCTGGG ctGCAATATCATCCCCTTGCAAAGATGA
- the HPD gene encoding 4-hydroxyphenylpyruvate dioxygenase encodes MSHHYIKRLGGLLPSLPLSRCQVTKMTSYTDKGEKPPRGRFIHFHSITFWVGNAKQAASYYCNKLGFEELAYRGLETGSREVVSHVIKQDRIVFVLSSALNPGNEEMGEHLVKHGDGVKDVAFEVEDCDFIVQKAKERGAVVVKEPWVEEDKFGRVKFAVIQTYGDTTHTLIEKLNYKGLFLPGYHPPLFKDPLLPKLPSAKLSFVDHVVGNQPDLQMVPVADWYQKNLLFHRFWSVDDKQLHTEFSALRSIVVTNYEETIKMPINEPAPGKKKSQIQEYIDYYGGAGVQHIALNTSDIISAITNLKQRGMQFMDVPSSYYQVLRERLKTAKIKVKENIDKLAELKILVDFDEKGYLLQIFTKPVQDRPTVFLEVIQRYNHQGFGAGNFKSLFEAIEMDQDARGNLTVLEPNGETRRI; translated from the exons ATGTCCCATCACTATATTAAACGCCTTGGTGGACTCCTGCCCTCTTTGCCGCTGTCACGTTGCCAGGTCACAAAAATG ACATCTTACACAGACAAGGGAGAGAAG CCCCCGCGAGGCCGCTTCATCCATTTCCACTCCATCACCTTCTGGGTCGGCAATGCCAAGCAG GCTGCATCCTACTACTGCAACAAGCTGGGGTTCGAGGAGCTGGCGTACCGGGGGCTGGAGACCGGCAGCAGGGAGGTGGTCTCACATGTCATCAAGCAGGACAGG ATCGTGTTTGTTCTCTCATCCGCTCTCAACCCGGGGAATGAGG AGATGGGGGAGCACCTGGTGAAGCACGGTGATGGGGTGAAGGACGTTGCCTTTGAAGTGGAGGACTGTGACTTCATCGTACAG AAAGCCAAGGAGCGTGGAGCCGTGGTGGTGAAGGAGCCCTGGGTGGAGGAGGACAAATTTGGGAGGGTGAAGTTCGCCGTGATCCAGACG TATGGCGACACCACCCACACCTTGATAGAAAAGCTCAACTACAAGGGCCTCTTCCTACCAGGGTACCACCCACCCCTCTTCAAGGACCCCCTGCTGCCAAAGCT ACCAAGTGCCAAGCTCAGCTTTGTTGATCATGTCGTGGGGAACCAGCCCGACCTCCAGATGGTCCCAGTGGCAGACTG GTACCAGAAGAACCTGCTCTTCCACCGCTTCTGGTCAGTAGATGACAAGCAGCTGCACACTGAGTTCAGTGCCCTGCGCTCCATCGTGGTCACCAACTACGAAGAGACCATTAAGATGCCCATCAACGAGCCAGCACCTGGCAAGAAGAAATCCCAGATCCAG gaATATATCGACTACTACGGCGGGGCTGGAGTGCAGCACATCGCGCTGAACACCTCGGACATCATCTCAGCA ATCACCAACCTGAAGCAGAGGGGCATGCAGTTCATGGACGTGCCATCCAGCTACTACCAGGTGCTGCGGGAGAGGCTGAAAACGGCCAAAATCAAAGTGAAGGAGAACATTGACAAGCTGGCG gaaCTGAAAATCCTGGTGGATTTTGATGAAAAAGGATACTTGCTCCAGATCTTCACCAAACCAGTTCAAGACAGACCCACGGTCTTTCTGGAGGTCATCCAGAGGTATAACCACCAG GGCTTTGGTGCTGGGAACTTCAAGTCTCTGTTTGAAGCAATAGAAATGGATCAAGATGCAAGAGGAAACCTGACGGTCCTGGAGCCCAACGGGGAGACCAGGCGCATCTAG